One Paenarthrobacter aurescens TC1 DNA window includes the following coding sequences:
- a CDS encoding putative surface protein (identified by match to protein family HMM PF00746; match to protein family HMM PF05738; match to protein family HMM TIGR01167), with the protein MSNPSSLRLLKTAAATMAGAVLAMSFSIAPASAAPLVDGDQTGSITVHKFERPTTPTGLPNNGTAVETTGLTPLAGIGFTIQQVNTIDLSTNAGWDSAHNLSSVFAPSDAAGSITGAGYTLGAGQAQTTAADGSASFANLPVGLYLVTETNYPAGVTPAAPFLISVPLTDPDNKDKWIYDVHVYPKNSIAGAEKTVTDAPDVKLGDQIDFTITGDIPNEAVIDGYKIVDVLDPKLTYVGATATLLDGTVITEGTHYNVVFDAATNTVSVVFTDAGRAVLAAHNATRVQVVVNTTVNTIGEIENEALVYPNLPSFTVTPGQPGGPIVTPPVVTKWGEMTLQKVNENGTALAGASFSVYTNEADALAGTNPVVLNGQSIFTVAADGTMTISGLRYSDWADGTAVAPGSADYRTYYLVETTAPAGYELLAEPISFLINSASTSVGIDLSVKNIASNGGFELPLTGGTGTGLLYAAGALLVVGAGLLFVRNRKTTNS; encoded by the coding sequence GTGAGTAATCCCAGCTCTTTGCGGTTACTGAAAACCGCCGCCGCGACAATGGCCGGGGCGGTGCTGGCCATGTCGTTCTCCATCGCACCAGCCTCCGCAGCGCCCCTTGTCGATGGCGACCAAACCGGTTCCATCACCGTCCACAAGTTCGAACGCCCGACGACACCCACAGGCCTTCCAAACAACGGCACCGCCGTGGAAACTACTGGACTGACGCCTTTGGCCGGCATCGGATTCACAATCCAGCAGGTCAACACCATCGACCTGTCCACGAACGCCGGCTGGGACTCAGCCCACAACCTGAGCAGCGTCTTCGCTCCGTCGGACGCAGCTGGTTCCATCACGGGCGCTGGATACACTTTGGGTGCGGGACAGGCACAGACCACCGCTGCTGATGGCAGCGCATCGTTCGCCAACCTCCCTGTCGGCCTGTACTTGGTCACCGAGACCAACTATCCGGCCGGCGTCACCCCGGCAGCTCCGTTCCTGATTTCCGTGCCGTTGACGGACCCGGACAACAAAGACAAGTGGATCTACGATGTTCACGTCTACCCCAAGAACTCGATTGCCGGGGCCGAGAAAACCGTTACGGATGCCCCTGATGTGAAGCTGGGCGACCAGATTGACTTCACCATCACCGGTGACATCCCCAACGAAGCAGTCATTGACGGGTACAAGATCGTCGACGTGCTCGACCCCAAGCTGACCTACGTGGGCGCCACGGCTACCCTGCTTGATGGCACGGTTATCACCGAAGGCACTCACTACAACGTCGTCTTCGACGCAGCAACCAACACTGTCTCCGTTGTCTTCACCGATGCCGGTCGTGCCGTGCTTGCTGCACACAATGCCACTCGCGTCCAGGTTGTTGTGAACACCACCGTGAACACCATCGGTGAAATCGAAAACGAAGCACTGGTCTACCCGAACCTTCCCAGCTTCACGGTCACCCCGGGTCAGCCCGGTGGCCCGATCGTGACGCCCCCGGTAGTTACCAAGTGGGGCGAAATGACGCTTCAGAAGGTAAACGAGAACGGCACTGCTCTAGCTGGGGCTTCCTTCTCGGTTTACACCAACGAAGCTGACGCGCTGGCCGGTACCAACCCGGTCGTGCTGAACGGCCAGAGCATCTTCACCGTCGCTGCCGATGGCACCATGACCATCTCCGGTCTGCGCTACTCCGACTGGGCAGATGGCACAGCTGTTGCACCGGGTTCGGCTGACTACCGCACCTATTACTTGGTCGAGACCACAGCCCCGGCCGGGTACGAGTTGCTTGCAGAGCCGATCTCCTTCCTGATCAACTCTGCCAGCACGAGCGTCGGCATTGACCTGAGCGTAAAGAACATCGCGTCCAACGGCGGCTTCGAACTGCCACTCACCGGTGGCACGGGAACCGGATTGCTGTATGCAGCCGGTGCCCTTCTGGTTGTTGGTGCAGGCCTGCTGTTCGTACGGAACCGCAAGACCACCAACAGCTAA
- a CDS encoding putative sortase family protein (identified by match to protein family HMM PF04203; match to protein family HMM TIGR01076), which yields MTHNAAPSRRDLGRVIGPWSKQRILVVLIAITGVGILLYPTAAAWFSDRVHATEISGYVATVENLNPSEKTSILDSARKFNEELPSGPLRDPYSLNEEGKQTTIGAGSDAYQNLLDVGPGGMMGRISIPSIHTDLPIFHGTDEDSLSKGAGHLFGSALPVGGQGTHGVLSAHSGFVNATLFEDLDKVAEGDTFSISVLDQTIYYKVDSIQTVLPNQTDALRKVPDKDYVTLVTCTPTGVNSHRLLVRGERTEAPSAESPQTMPSRASDPGFPWWVLGLIGAATVAILITRPQETPQGIGATQPPATIHA from the coding sequence ATGACTCACAACGCAGCCCCTTCCCGACGTGACCTCGGCCGAGTCATCGGACCATGGAGCAAACAACGAATCCTCGTGGTCCTGATCGCCATCACGGGTGTAGGTATCCTGCTCTACCCAACAGCCGCCGCATGGTTTTCAGACCGGGTCCATGCCACCGAAATCAGTGGGTACGTCGCCACTGTCGAAAATCTGAATCCCTCCGAAAAAACATCGATCCTTGACTCGGCAAGAAAGTTCAACGAAGAACTTCCTTCCGGCCCTCTCCGGGATCCCTATTCCCTCAATGAGGAGGGCAAACAAACCACTATCGGCGCAGGTTCAGACGCCTACCAGAATCTCCTGGATGTGGGTCCCGGCGGAATGATGGGCAGGATAAGTATTCCTTCCATTCATACGGACCTGCCAATTTTCCACGGCACGGACGAAGACTCGCTGTCCAAGGGTGCAGGACACCTCTTCGGTTCGGCACTGCCAGTTGGGGGACAGGGAACCCATGGTGTTCTCAGCGCGCACTCGGGTTTCGTCAACGCCACCCTTTTCGAGGACCTCGATAAAGTCGCTGAAGGCGATACGTTCAGCATCAGCGTCCTGGACCAGACCATTTACTACAAAGTCGACTCCATCCAAACCGTTCTGCCAAACCAAACGGACGCGCTTCGAAAGGTGCCCGACAAGGACTACGTAACTCTCGTTACCTGTACACCCACAGGCGTCAACAGCCACCGTCTGCTCGTCCGCGGCGAACGCACGGAGGCGCCAAGTGCCGAGAGCCCGCAAACAATGCCCAGTCGAGCGTCGGACCCGGGCTTCCCTTGGTGGGTATTGGGCCTCATTGGCGCGGCAACGGTTGCCATTCTCATCACCCGTCCGCAGGAGACACCTCAAGGCATCGGGGCGACTCAACCCCCCGCAACCATCCACGCCTAG
- the aceE gene encoding pyruvate dehydrogenase E1 component, producing the protein MTYEHTLRHPMNLTPLTDDELAANTVSTSDDPQLKALAAIERRVLWLATSIIHHANKVRPNTSGIKVGGHQASSASIATIMTSLWFGQLRAEDRVSVKPHASPVLHGINYLLGSLDEKHLTTLREFGGLQSYPSRSKDPDPVDYSTGSVGIGATAPIWGAISRRYIETVSGTPNRGRQYSLVGDAELDEGAVWEAVLDSNVADLGEIVWIVDLNRQSLDRVVPNIAAGKIERLFSAAGWQVITVRFGHVLESLMARTGGDALRKRIVDMPNPEYQRLLRCSVEELRRRLPGEGARAAAIAELIADVEDQTLTLAIRNLGGHDLAALREAYSQIDDTRPTVIIAYTVKGNGLPTEGHPQNHSSLLTVDQYRQLAARLGENPDAPWNRFDPACPEGQLIGTTAENLRRVAEPAVAPPAVPADFGRTPSGTATTQAALGRTLLDVNRAAPEVARRLVTVSPDVSSSTNLAGWLNKVGVWSVEERPNWFSDDAETVMHWREKPTGQHIELGIAEVNLVSLLGELGATWSRWGQPLFPIGVVYDPFVERALEPWSYGIYAGGQSILVGTPSGVTLAPEGGAHQSIKTPSIGLEQPGCTSYEPAFAIDVEWTLLASMSQLGRADGKSAYLRLSTKPVDQQLAAIPEDPAARERRRRQVVAGGYMLLAATTPAATIVAMGAMVPEALTASERLATQGIPVDVVCVTSPGLLYEALQSRNGQNQDAQSWILDQILPRERAVPMVTVLDGHPHTLAFLASVHQVKSRNLGVDAFGQAGGIDDVYRYHGIDTGSIVRAVLDLVQ; encoded by the coding sequence ATGACCTACGAACACACTTTAAGGCATCCAATGAACCTGACCCCACTCACTGATGATGAGCTGGCGGCGAATACCGTTTCGACCTCCGACGACCCCCAGCTGAAGGCACTTGCAGCGATAGAACGCCGTGTTCTGTGGCTTGCGACATCCATCATCCACCACGCAAACAAGGTGCGTCCGAACACATCCGGCATCAAGGTAGGCGGGCATCAGGCCTCGAGTGCCTCCATTGCCACGATCATGACCTCGCTCTGGTTCGGACAGCTTCGCGCCGAGGACCGAGTCTCGGTGAAGCCGCACGCTTCGCCGGTGCTCCACGGCATCAACTATCTGTTGGGCAGCTTGGATGAAAAGCACCTCACAACGTTGCGTGAGTTCGGCGGGCTGCAGAGCTATCCCAGCCGTTCCAAGGATCCGGATCCGGTTGACTACTCCACGGGCTCCGTCGGCATCGGAGCCACAGCCCCCATCTGGGGTGCTATTTCGCGGCGATACATCGAGACCGTGAGCGGCACACCGAACCGTGGGCGCCAGTACTCGCTCGTCGGCGACGCTGAACTGGACGAGGGCGCCGTCTGGGAAGCCGTTCTGGACTCCAACGTTGCGGATCTTGGTGAGATCGTCTGGATCGTCGACCTGAACAGGCAGTCCCTTGACCGGGTGGTGCCAAACATTGCAGCGGGCAAAATCGAGCGTCTCTTCTCTGCCGCTGGTTGGCAGGTCATCACCGTGCGCTTCGGTCACGTCTTGGAAAGTCTCATGGCCAGGACCGGAGGTGACGCGCTGCGGAAGCGGATTGTTGACATGCCAAACCCCGAATACCAGAGGCTCCTGCGCTGCTCCGTCGAAGAACTGCGCCGCCGGCTCCCCGGCGAGGGCGCACGGGCTGCGGCCATCGCGGAACTCATTGCCGACGTCGAGGACCAAACCCTGACGCTGGCCATCAGGAACCTGGGTGGGCACGACCTTGCCGCGTTGCGCGAGGCTTACTCCCAGATTGATGACACCCGCCCCACTGTAATTATCGCTTACACCGTCAAGGGAAACGGACTGCCCACCGAGGGCCATCCCCAGAACCACTCCTCGCTGCTCACCGTCGATCAGTACCGCCAACTCGCCGCCAGATTGGGCGAGAACCCAGACGCACCTTGGAATCGGTTCGACCCCGCATGCCCCGAGGGGCAGCTGATAGGAACCACAGCTGAAAACCTCCGTCGCGTTGCCGAACCTGCCGTCGCCCCGCCTGCGGTACCGGCAGATTTCGGCAGGACGCCCTCTGGCACGGCAACCACGCAGGCAGCCTTGGGCCGCACGCTGTTGGACGTCAACCGTGCCGCGCCCGAAGTCGCCCGCCGCCTGGTGACTGTCAGCCCGGATGTGAGTTCCAGCACCAATCTCGCCGGCTGGCTGAACAAGGTGGGCGTGTGGTCCGTTGAAGAGCGCCCGAACTGGTTCAGCGATGACGCAGAGACCGTCATGCACTGGCGAGAAAAGCCCACCGGGCAGCACATCGAACTCGGCATCGCTGAAGTCAACCTGGTCAGCCTTCTGGGCGAGCTCGGCGCGACCTGGAGCCGCTGGGGCCAGCCGCTGTTCCCGATCGGTGTAGTCTATGACCCGTTCGTCGAGCGTGCCTTGGAACCGTGGTCATACGGCATCTACGCCGGCGGCCAGTCAATCTTGGTAGGCACGCCTTCGGGCGTGACGCTCGCACCCGAGGGCGGGGCCCATCAGTCCATCAAAACTCCCTCCATCGGACTGGAACAGCCCGGCTGCACCAGCTACGAACCGGCCTTTGCCATCGATGTCGAGTGGACACTGCTCGCCTCAATGTCCCAACTCGGACGAGCTGACGGCAAGTCCGCCTACTTGAGGCTCTCCACAAAACCGGTTGACCAGCAACTGGCAGCGATCCCGGAAGATCCCGCCGCCCGCGAGCGTCGCCGTCGCCAAGTGGTCGCCGGTGGCTACATGCTCCTCGCAGCCACGACACCGGCCGCGACGATAGTCGCCATGGGGGCCATGGTCCCGGAAGCCCTCACAGCCTCCGAGCGACTCGCCACCCAAGGAATCCCCGTTGACGTCGTATGTGTCACCAGCCCTGGCCTGCTCTACGAAGCCTTGCAAAGCCGAAATGGGCAGAACCAGGACGCACAATCGTGGATCTTGGATCAAATTCTCCCCCGCGAGCGTGCCGTCCCCATGGTCACCGTACTCGACGGCCACCCCCACACACTCGCATTCCTCGCCAGCGTGCATCAGGTAAAAAGCCGCAACCTCGGCGTAGACGCCTTCGGCCAGGCTGGAGGCATCGACGACGTCTACCGCTACCACGGGATCGACACCGGCAGCATCGTCCGCGCTGTCCTGGACTTAGTCCAGTGA
- a CDS encoding L-allo-threonine aldolase (identified by match to protein family HMM PF01212), translating to MIPVGSSYPIRIDLFSDTITRPTKAMRQAMANAEVGDEQKGEDPSTNELVALTRELLGKEEAVFLPSGTMCNQIAYALHCRPGDAILVDETAHSLCHEETGAPALAGAFYRPIKADHGVFSVAQLEAALRPEGRSFARNAVLSIEQPSNLGGGTCWSLEGITSVTNMARSHQIKTHMDGARMLNAVVATGVSARDFCAPFDSVWLDLSKGLGAPIGAVLAGDADFINEAWRLKQRWGGSMRQSGIVAAAGTFALRNNVDRLADDHGNARLLAELLSVHPQISIDPLTVQTNIVLFDLVDSPVTAAVLVDRLIQKSGVRMGAFGPSTIRAVTHLDVDSGDIRIAADAIRALLDEIHSMPTSQRSF from the coding sequence GTGATTCCCGTCGGATCAAGCTACCCCATCAGAATCGACCTCTTCAGCGACACTATTACCCGGCCCACAAAGGCCATGCGCCAGGCCATGGCAAACGCCGAAGTTGGGGACGAACAAAAGGGTGAAGACCCCTCCACCAACGAACTGGTTGCCCTGACACGTGAGCTCCTGGGCAAGGAGGAAGCTGTCTTCCTGCCATCAGGGACGATGTGCAACCAGATCGCCTATGCTCTGCACTGCCGCCCTGGAGACGCGATTCTTGTTGATGAGACCGCGCATTCGCTGTGCCACGAGGAAACCGGGGCGCCCGCCCTGGCCGGTGCCTTCTACAGGCCGATCAAAGCAGACCATGGTGTGTTCTCGGTTGCCCAACTTGAGGCGGCGCTCCGCCCTGAGGGCAGGTCATTTGCCCGAAACGCGGTGCTGTCCATAGAGCAGCCATCCAATCTCGGAGGCGGCACGTGCTGGTCGCTGGAGGGCATCACTTCAGTGACGAATATGGCACGGTCCCACCAGATCAAAACCCATATGGATGGCGCCCGCATGCTCAATGCGGTGGTGGCCACCGGCGTATCTGCCCGCGATTTTTGTGCCCCGTTTGACTCAGTCTGGCTGGACCTCAGCAAAGGACTGGGCGCCCCCATAGGAGCAGTGCTGGCCGGCGACGCTGATTTCATCAATGAGGCTTGGCGGCTCAAGCAACGGTGGGGTGGCTCCATGCGTCAGTCAGGCATTGTGGCGGCAGCGGGTACGTTTGCCCTCCGCAACAACGTGGACAGGCTCGCAGATGACCATGGGAATGCCCGTCTGCTGGCTGAACTGCTTTCCGTCCATCCTCAGATTTCAATCGACCCGCTGACGGTTCAAACAAATATTGTCCTCTTCGACCTGGTCGACAGTCCTGTCACGGCAGCAGTGCTGGTGGACCGCCTGATTCAGAAGAGCGGGGTCCGAATGGGCGCTTTTGGCCCGTCCACGATTCGTGCCGTGACCCATCTCGATGTTGACAGCGGTGACATACGGATCGCCGCTGATGCGATCAGGGCATTGCTGGACGAAATCCACTCAATGCCTACAAGCCAAAGGAGCTTCTGA
- a CDS encoding Cna protein B-type domain family (identified by match to protein family HMM PF05738; match to protein family HMM TIGR01451) has product MERRPCVKCARCPVHMSLPQLERMRKSSRKDTPLKFSRGGATALVAALMVVLGGLSFGVPAQAYEVATTPANVGGGVAVLTMPGSGLTATFDQSGLTGLVGRTTLNSRGYVGSDYPQGVPGTSPAVEFATDATNNCAASGPCSGLGTVTVAFSQPVRNPVLNLAGIGGFVLLDEDDDGDVDRQSQLHVVLNLATGGLTMSKLSGSNLAVNGNSITAINDKTGTACNTTTQAGDPSPLNAGATAACGSVRVNGVVTSLTFNVSSVFVPVSSAMPGYTNSDIQDPEHNADNFVMAVTVPQDFGDAPASYDQNNAARAVISDVTLGSNITEDNPTVANGTASPNASATAALDQMDDGVVLAPMTAGATSYSTTVAIGGASKAGITCGWIDLNKNNTFDNTAERACADFVAGATSATLAWSAVPATLTAGTTYARFRIGYTASQIQVPIGPSNSGEVEDYVVTIAPAGVPAITLLKTVDRTTLVAGQTATYTFVAKNTGNVTLTGVVISETQFSGTGTMSALTYSWPGVPGVLLAGQSVTATATYVVTQNDSTAGVLTNTAKVTGNPPIGPPVTATDDAEIKAPPAWKIKKTATVNGALPANGSVTPGETINYSVTATSLSGIITGVVLKDNLADVLDDATYVPGSATLTIGTGTPVAVADPVAPSTTLTTAAFTLPAGQTATLRYSVTVNTGAWNATLVNTVSGGGSTSPQTCAESGSSGPGPDCITTHQTSAKVLIEKIGESSDEEWVRMAGSSWTIYTNNNGVPGPALVSPTAVAVAGETGLFQLEGIEPGIYWLEETTAPEGFNLLAEPVQFTVAANGAVTVGQGSGTGIVTNGDSDGDGIFLLTVRDVPALEMPESGGIGWWPFTATGSVLVLTALGLGLASVRRRNITIT; this is encoded by the coding sequence GTGGAGCGTCGCCCTTGCGTAAAGTGCGCGCGCTGCCCTGTACACATGTCGCTCCCGCAGCTGGAGCGAATGCGCAAGAGTTCTCGGAAGGACACTCCATTGAAGTTTTCCCGTGGGGGAGCGACAGCCCTTGTTGCTGCCTTGATGGTGGTCCTGGGAGGGCTGTCATTCGGCGTGCCCGCTCAGGCATATGAGGTGGCGACTACTCCGGCGAATGTGGGTGGCGGTGTTGCCGTGCTGACGATGCCCGGGTCGGGTCTGACCGCAACCTTCGACCAGTCGGGGTTGACGGGCTTAGTGGGGAGGACGACGCTGAATAGCCGGGGATATGTCGGCTCCGACTACCCCCAAGGCGTTCCCGGGACTTCTCCAGCTGTCGAGTTTGCTACTGATGCCACAAATAACTGCGCAGCCAGCGGCCCGTGCTCAGGTCTGGGTACAGTCACTGTCGCTTTTAGTCAGCCGGTGAGAAATCCAGTGTTAAATCTGGCAGGCATAGGCGGCTTCGTGCTGTTGGACGAAGATGACGACGGCGACGTGGATCGTCAATCGCAGTTGCATGTGGTCCTCAACCTTGCCACGGGCGGTTTGACGATGAGCAAGCTGTCCGGGAGTAACCTTGCAGTTAACGGCAATTCCATTACGGCTATTAATGACAAAACTGGCACTGCGTGCAACACCACTACTCAAGCCGGAGATCCCAGTCCCCTGAATGCCGGGGCCACAGCTGCGTGTGGATCGGTGCGCGTGAACGGTGTTGTGACGTCGTTGACCTTCAATGTCAGCAGCGTCTTCGTTCCCGTCAGCAGCGCGATGCCAGGTTACACGAATAGTGATATTCAGGACCCTGAACACAACGCGGACAACTTCGTCATGGCCGTAACGGTTCCGCAGGACTTCGGGGATGCCCCGGCGTCCTACGACCAAAACAACGCCGCTCGGGCAGTCATATCGGACGTCACGCTGGGTAGCAACATCACTGAAGACAACCCCACCGTCGCCAACGGCACAGCGTCACCGAACGCCAGTGCGACAGCAGCGCTGGACCAGATGGACGATGGCGTAGTGCTGGCTCCTATGACGGCGGGGGCAACAAGTTACTCCACAACCGTCGCCATTGGCGGTGCCAGCAAGGCCGGTATCACGTGCGGATGGATTGACCTTAACAAGAACAACACGTTCGACAACACAGCCGAACGTGCCTGCGCCGACTTTGTTGCCGGAGCTACGTCGGCCACGCTAGCCTGGTCCGCTGTTCCCGCGACTTTGACTGCCGGGACCACGTACGCTCGCTTTCGGATCGGCTACACCGCATCGCAGATTCAAGTGCCGATTGGGCCATCCAACTCCGGCGAGGTCGAGGACTACGTCGTCACCATCGCCCCCGCAGGCGTCCCTGCCATCACGCTGCTCAAGACCGTCGACAGGACGACTCTTGTGGCCGGCCAGACGGCAACCTACACCTTCGTCGCCAAGAACACAGGCAACGTCACTTTGACCGGTGTGGTGATAAGTGAAACTCAGTTCTCCGGCACAGGGACCATGTCAGCTTTGACTTACTCCTGGCCGGGGGTGCCCGGTGTGTTGCTGGCAGGACAATCGGTAACTGCCACCGCCACCTACGTTGTGACCCAGAACGATAGCACCGCCGGGGTTCTGACCAACACCGCCAAAGTCACCGGCAATCCACCCATAGGTCCACCGGTCACCGCCACGGACGATGCAGAAATCAAGGCGCCCCCGGCGTGGAAGATTAAGAAGACCGCCACGGTCAACGGTGCACTTCCCGCGAACGGATCGGTAACGCCCGGCGAAACCATCAACTACTCAGTGACAGCGACCAGTCTCAGCGGCATCATCACCGGAGTGGTCCTCAAGGACAATCTCGCTGACGTTCTGGACGATGCCACGTACGTCCCCGGCTCGGCAACCCTCACCATAGGTACAGGAACCCCTGTTGCGGTGGCGGATCCTGTAGCCCCGTCAACAACATTGACAACGGCCGCTTTCACGCTTCCGGCCGGTCAAACAGCGACACTGCGCTACAGCGTGACAGTCAATACCGGTGCCTGGAATGCCACGTTGGTTAATACTGTCAGTGGCGGCGGCAGCACCTCTCCCCAAACCTGCGCCGAATCAGGCTCCTCTGGTCCCGGCCCCGACTGCATCACCACACACCAGACATCCGCCAAGGTCCTCATCGAAAAGATCGGTGAATCCTCTGACGAGGAGTGGGTCAGAATGGCCGGCTCGTCCTGGACGATCTACACCAACAATAACGGCGTCCCCGGACCTGCCCTTGTAAGCCCAACCGCGGTTGCGGTCGCAGGCGAAACAGGTTTGTTCCAACTCGAGGGAATCGAACCCGGTATCTATTGGCTCGAAGAGACCACGGCACCTGAAGGGTTCAACCTGTTGGCCGAACCTGTGCAGTTCACCGTTGCAGCTAACGGCGCGGTGACAGTCGGACAAGGCAGCGGTACGGGCATCGTGACCAACGGTGACAGCGACGGTGATGGGATATTCCTCCTTACCGTGCGCGACGTGCCCGCTTTGGAAATGCCCGAGTCCGGCGGTATCGGCTGGTGGCCCTTCACCGCAACCGGATCGGTTCTCGTCCTCACGGCCCTCGGCCTGGGACTGGCCAGCGTGCGTCGCCGAAACATCACCATCACTTAG
- a CDS encoding putative RNA polymerase sigma factor domain protein (identified by match to protein family HMM PF04542; match to protein family HMM TIGR02937), with product MASVTEAASDAELILRVRSGDQDAFGTLFDRHWDMARYVAAGQANNPADIEDIASDAFASVHRALLRGMGPDSFFRAYLLTAVRRTAQAQNRSAARSLPGSDSLALDRTDEFNDPVLAEFESSTVATAFKSLPERWQEVLWYIDVEGMKPAAASKILGVTPNGVSSLAIRAREALRQAYLQHHIKASSGEECEGYSDKLGAYSRNGLSRRSQDKLRAHLESCSKCTALLVDLNDVQSSMRVVIFPLITGMAFTAGVPAVAGTLIGAGAGAAPKSMSTMLKAGAVALTGAAVIVGATFGLAAARTDGAERAEAGYLPAAASANGSPVTKSPTMDNSRTPAAREQPTSVASAPPTKELLPNPQPFPAPNSARNSPAVFPVSASRPVPSPTPNATSQGSRPPSTPLPGTSRTPAPILTTTPGPAPTGPTTPSPTPSSSETTPQLITADFSSGPGTAAADVHITITFNLLGQKTPDTAEVDFSVSEGAHLIPGKLSHPDGWNCASPNTDTKRIQCTSTRVDPDNLQFTLGVSRKDSISQNTVDYGFTGTGLAPLSFSNRF from the coding sequence GTGGCATCTGTAACCGAGGCTGCAAGCGATGCCGAGCTCATCCTGAGAGTTAGATCGGGAGACCAGGACGCCTTTGGGACTCTGTTTGACCGGCACTGGGACATGGCACGGTACGTCGCAGCCGGGCAAGCCAACAACCCCGCCGATATCGAGGACATTGCCTCGGATGCGTTCGCCTCCGTCCACCGGGCCCTCTTGCGCGGCATGGGGCCCGATTCATTCTTTCGGGCCTATCTACTCACAGCTGTACGGCGTACCGCGCAGGCTCAAAACCGATCGGCGGCCCGCAGCTTGCCGGGTTCCGACAGCCTAGCGCTAGACCGGACTGACGAATTTAACGACCCCGTACTGGCCGAATTTGAGTCCAGCACAGTGGCGACAGCGTTCAAGTCCCTACCTGAGCGTTGGCAAGAAGTCCTTTGGTATATCGACGTCGAGGGAATGAAACCGGCGGCCGCCTCGAAAATTCTAGGGGTAACTCCTAACGGGGTATCGTCTCTGGCCATTCGTGCCCGGGAAGCCCTACGGCAGGCATACTTGCAGCACCACATCAAAGCCTCATCAGGCGAGGAGTGCGAAGGATACTCAGACAAGCTCGGAGCATATTCCCGCAATGGACTCAGCCGACGCTCCCAGGATAAGCTCCGTGCTCATCTTGAGTCATGCTCCAAATGCACGGCCCTGCTTGTGGACCTGAACGACGTCCAATCCTCCATGAGAGTCGTCATCTTCCCGCTGATCACGGGCATGGCGTTTACCGCTGGCGTCCCTGCAGTCGCCGGTACGCTCATTGGCGCCGGTGCAGGGGCCGCCCCGAAATCCATGTCCACTATGCTGAAAGCCGGGGCAGTGGCCCTGACCGGAGCGGCCGTCATTGTGGGCGCCACCTTCGGCTTGGCCGCCGCCAGAACTGATGGTGCAGAACGAGCAGAGGCGGGCTATCTACCAGCTGCCGCTTCAGCAAACGGCAGCCCGGTCACCAAATCCCCAACAATGGACAACAGTCGGACACCTGCCGCGCGGGAGCAACCAACGTCAGTTGCCTCCGCTCCCCCCACGAAAGAGCTCCTCCCGAATCCGCAACCGTTCCCGGCTCCCAACAGCGCGCGAAACAGTCCGGCCGTGTTTCCCGTCTCTGCGAGCCGTCCCGTCCCGTCGCCGACGCCGAATGCCACCTCACAGGGATCCCGCCCGCCTTCGACGCCGCTACCCGGCACAAGTCGGACTCCGGCGCCGATACTCACCACTACGCCTGGCCCGGCACCCACTGGGCCCACGACCCCCAGCCCAACACCATCGTCCAGCGAAACCACGCCACAACTGATAACCGCAGACTTTAGTTCAGGGCCTGGCACAGCCGCAGCCGATGTCCACATCACGATAACCTTCAATTTACTCGGCCAGAAGACACCTGACACCGCTGAAGTAGACTTCTCAGTATCAGAAGGTGCACACCTGATCCCAGGAAAACTCTCTCATCCTGATGGATGGAACTGCGCGTCCCCGAACACCGACACAAAGCGAATCCAATGCACTAGCACCCGGGTGGACCCAGACAACCTCCAATTCACGCTTGGAGTATCCCGAAAAGACTCAATCTCCCAAAACACAGTCGACTATGGATTCACTGGAACCGGGCTCGCTCCGCTTTCCTTCTCCAATAGGTTCTGA